One genomic segment of Carassius carassius chromosome 21, fCarCar2.1, whole genome shotgun sequence includes these proteins:
- the prdm16 gene encoding histone-lysine N-methyltransferase PRDM16 isoform X8, giving the protein MGCVLNSTGPELLLQLEALRSTAQQLAQLYQLSEKKKIYYKAIRDIEIGEELLVYMKDGVFPEGSMAPNLEDEPMYRCEHCDELFTSKLELRRHQKYSCSSSNSIFDSLSEDFKQEREDSDEPVHECKDCEKIFPSEYSLGQHMIVHTDEREYKCDQCPKAFNWKSNLIRHQMSHDNGKRFECENCDKVFTDPSNLQRHIRSQHVGARAHTCPECGKTFATSSGLKQHKHIHSSVKPFICKSEQSCLSLRYNYQCPKTSRLAPPQDCDSCCFIGEVCHKSYTQFSNLCRHKRMHADCRTQIKCKDCGQMFSTTSSLNKHRRFCEGKNHYNPGGIFTPGIPMTSSHILGKSKSHPGLNHSGLGFGDYFPSRPHHPGLPFSPTPPAFPALSHGFPGIFPPSLYPRPPLLPPSPLLKSPISNSQDGKLTPFDAPTLSAVPSMNNSNGNVGSCLSSQSEDNRESKLDLSFHDNKNKVKVNEMSDGSDLEDVNTSSGTDLDTTTGTVSGSDLESEAESEREKSRRKPVQESKQDEVSSSSVSVSSSGNLPCERPFLSSQHSFFPPPEEQALPPSGATTDSIKAIASIAEKYFGPGFMGLQEKKMGSLNYHSMFPFQFLPNFAHSLYPFTDRALNPGMFFKPEPKSPREHIQKIPTATGADSPFDLTTKPKEVKPLPPPPSKPALPSNTPLAPGEEQPLDLSIGSRSRANQNGGTHEQRKNHAYGANCKAAKDEHPALTQSHNLHQPQMPQPQASLSQPPPPQQQPSLHYAKPSPFFMDPIYRYFNNRVEKRKLIDPVGALKEKYLRPTPLLFHPQVSAMENMTEKLESFSALKLDAPNSLQHSSHHLFNFRSPPPSLSDAILRKGKERYTCRYCGKIFPRSANLTRHLRTHTGEQPYRCKYCDRSFSISSNLQRHVRNIHNKEKPFKCHLCNRCFGQQTNLDRHLKKHEHENIPVSQQSGILSNLGTNISSPNSESDNHALLDEKEDSYFSEIRNFISNSELNQACSSSEKRSELTEEEEPQSHAHTTSKLVEEDEEMEGDDEDEEGSLTEKSQDETVSPATMVQGTYDEDEEPTALPMSYEHTRRCIEEEAGLLDLEPLAGFPKGLEFQKAGEEPYDIKDIFSTSVESEALKATLFRQAKTQAYAMMLSLSENTNLHSSSQNSLDAWLNMGGGPSETSSFHPLNNI; this is encoded by the exons ATGGGTTGCGTGCTGAACTCTACGGGACCAGAGCTGCTATTACAACTGGAGGCTTTGAGATCCACCGCTCAACAACTAGCCCAACTTTATCAACTCTCGGAAAAGAAAAAG ATCTATTATAAAGCTATTAGAGATATTGAAATAGGGGAGGAGTTACTGGTTTACATGAAGGACGGAGTTTTCCCCGAGGGCTCAATGGCACCGAACCTGGAAG ATGAGCCGATGTACCGCTGTGAACACTGTGATGAGCTCTTCACATCAAAGCTGGAGCTACGGCGGCATCAGAAATACTCCTGCAGTAGCAGCAACTCTATCTTTGACTCACTAAGCGAAGACTTCAAACAGGAGCGCGAAGACAGCGATGAGCCGGTGCACGAGTGCAAGGACTGTGAAAAGATCTTCCCTAGCGAGTACAG TCTCGGGCAGCATATGATCGTACACACAGATGAGAGAGAGTATAAGTGTGACCAGTGCCCCAAAGCTTTCAACTGGAAATCCAACCTCATTCGCCATCAGATGTCACATGACAATGGCAAGCGCTTCGAGTGTGAAAACTGTGATAAG GTGTTCACAGATCCCAGCAACCTCCAGCGCCACATCCGCTCTCAGCATGTCGGTGCCCGAGCCCACACCTGCCCTGAGTGTGGCAAGACCTTTGCCACCTCCTCGGGCCTCAAGCAGCACAAGCACATACACAGCAGTGTCAAGCCTTTCATCTGTAAGTCTGAGCAGTCTTGTCTAAGCCTCAGATACAATTACCAGTGTCCAAAGACCTCCCGGCTAGCTCCACCCCAAGATTGTGACAGCTGTTGTTTTATAG GTGAGGTGTGTCACAAATCGTATACCCAGTTCTCTAACCTGTGCCGTCACAAACGGATGCATGCAGACTGCCGCACCCAGATCAAGTGTAAAGACTGTGGGCAAATGTTCAGCACTACCTCCTCCCTCAACAAGCATCGGCGATTTTGCGAGGGCAAGAACCATTATAATCCCGGAGGCATATTCACTCCGGGCATACCAATGACATCCAGTCACATTTTAGGCAAGTCCAAGTCTCATCCTGGCTTGAACCATAGTGGACTTGGTTTCGGAGATTACTTCCCATCCAGGCCGCATCATCCAGGTTTGCCCTTTTCCCCAACACCCCCTGCATTCCCAGCCCTTTCCCATGGCTTCCCAGGCATCTTTCCCCCATCACTATATCCTAGACCGCCATTGTTACCTCCTAGTCCTTTGCTCAAGAGCCCAATTAGTAATAGTCAAGATGGGAAGCTGACCCCTTTTGATGCTCCGACTCTTTCTGCAGTCCCATCCATGAACAACAGCAATGGCAATGTAGGGAGCTGTCTCAGCAGCCAGTCAGAGGATAATCGAGAGTCCAAACTGGACTTGTCGTTCCACGACAACAAGAATAAAGTGAAGGTGAATGAAATGTCTGATGGTAGTGACTTGGAAGATGTTAACACGTCTAGCGGCACAGATCTAGACACCACCACTGGCACAGTGTCTGGCTCAGATCTAGAAAGTGAGGCAGAAAGTGAACGGGAGAAGAGCAGGAGGAAACCAGTGCAGGAGAGCAAGCAGGACGAAGTGAGCAGCAGTTCAGTATCTGTCTCCAGTTCAGGGAACCTCCCTTGCGAGCGTCCTTTCCTCTCCTCCCAGCATTCCTTTTTCCCACCGCCAGAGGAGCAAGCACTTCCACCCTCCGGGGCCACCACTGACTCCATTAAAGCCATTGCCTCCATTGCAGAAAAGTATTTTGGCCCAGGCTTCATGGGCTTGCAGGAGAAGAAGATGGGCTCCTTAAACTACCATTCCATGTTCCCTTTCCAGTTTCTGCCCAACTTTGCACATTCCTTGTACCCATTCACAGACAGAGCACTCAATCCTGGCATGTTCTTCAAACCTGAGCCTAAATCCCCTCGTGAGCACATACAGAAAATACCTACAGCCACTGGTGCGGATTCACCCTTTGACCTAACCACCAAACCCAAGGAGGTCAAACCTCTTCCTCCACCCCCCAGCAAACCAGCCTTGCCATCCAATACCCCCTTGGCCCCTGGCGAGGAACAACCTCTGGACCTCAGCATAGGCAGTCGAAGCCGAGCTAACCAGAATGGTGGCACACACGAACAGCGCAAGAATCACGCCTATGGAGCAAACTGCAAAGCAGCTAAAGATGAACACCCAGCACTAACCCAGTCCCACAACTTGCACCAGCCCCAGATGCCTCAGCCGCAAGCATCCCTTTCCCAGCCACCTCCTCCCCAGCAGCAGCCATCACTCCACTACGCCAAGCCCTCGCCGTTCTTCATGGACCCCATCTACAGGTATTTCAATAA CAGGGTGGAGAAGAGGAAGCTAATAGACCCAGTAGGAGCTTTAAAGGAGAAGTACCTGAGGCCGACACCACTACTCTTCCATCCTCAG GTGTCTGCGATGGAAAACATGACTGAGAAATTGGAAAGCTTCAGCGCTCTGAAACTGGATGCTCCCAATTCTCTCCAGCACTCCTCACACCACCTTTTTAACTTCCGCTCCCCGCCTCCCTCTCTCTCCGATGCTATCTTACGCAAAGGCAAGGAGCGATACACCTGCAG GTACTGTGGGAAAATCTTTCCCAGGTCAGCTAATCTTACAAGGCACTTACGAACACACACAGGAGAACAACCCTACAG ATGCAAATACTGTGACCGTTCATTCAGCATCTCCTCCAACCTCCAGCGACATGTTCGTAACATTCACAACAAGGAAAAGCCTTTCAAGTGCCACCTTTGCAATCGCTGCTTCGGTCAACAGACCAATCTGGACCGCCATTTAAAGAAACATGAACATGAGAATATTCCAG TGAGTCAGCAGTCTGGGATCCTCTCAAATTTAGGAACAAATATTTCCTCACCGAACTCTGAGTCTGACAATCATGCACTTTTGGATGAGAAGGAGGACTCCTATTTCTCAGAGATTAGGAACTTCATCTCCAATAGTGAGCTGAACCAGGCCTGTAGCTCCTCGGAGAAAAG ATCAGAGTTGACGGAGGAGGAGGAGCCTCAGAGTCACGCTCACACCACCTCAAAACTGGTGGAGGAagatgaggagatggagggagatgatgaagacgaggaagGCTCGTTGACAGAAAAGTCACAGGACGAGACGGTCTCTCCCGCCACTATGGTGCAGGGCACCTACGACGAGGACGAGGAGCCGACTGCTCTCCCTATGTCTTATGAACACACGCGCAG GTGTATTGAGGAGGAAGCAGGCCTATTAGATCTGGAACCTCTGGCTGGTTTCCCCAAAGGCCTGGAGTTCCAAAAGGCTGGCGAGGAGCCctatgacattaaagacatttttagcACCTCGGTAGAGTCGGAGGCACTGAAAGCAACACTTTTCAGGCAGGCTAAAACACAG GCTTATGCAATGATGCTCTCTCTGTCTGAGAACACCAATCTGCATTCATCCTCCCAGAACTCCTTGGATGCCTGGCTCAACATGGGAGGAGGGCCGTCGGAGACGAGCTCCTTTCACCCCCTCAACAACATCTGA